A genomic segment from Parolsenella catena encodes:
- a CDS encoding adenylosuccinate synthase has protein sequence MPASVLVGTQWGDEGKGKITDLISGDFDVVCRYGGGANAGHSVVANGHNLALHQIPSGIVHEDVLSIIGNGCIVDPVVVLEELEHLKGEGLSCKGLRISGNAHIVMPWHKVLDGAHEQKLGKNNIGTTKRGIGPCYMDKMNRTGIRMQDMLDDDTFREKVEASLAYQNPILEKVYELPTYDVDAVCEEFLGYAEQLRPYIIESGKLLNEELAEGKKVLFEGAQATMLDIDHGTYPFVTSSNCTAGGAVTGSGVGPTNIDRVLGIAKAYLTRVGSGPFPTELNLDEGVGKFLLETGHEYGVTTGRERRCGWYDAVVIKYAAQVNGLTDLAITKLDVLTGLDTIKVCTAYECDGVEYTTVPEHRSVFDHAKPKYVEVPGWKEDITGCRSFDELPKAAQDYIELIEKLSGVKVSFVAVGPDREQTINRFWK, from the coding sequence ATGCCGGCATCTGTTCTGGTGGGAACCCAGTGGGGCGACGAGGGCAAGGGTAAGATCACCGACCTCATCTCTGGTGACTTCGATGTGGTCTGTCGCTATGGCGGCGGTGCCAACGCCGGCCACTCGGTTGTCGCCAATGGTCACAACCTCGCACTTCACCAGATTCCGTCTGGCATCGTCCACGAGGACGTCCTTTCCATCATCGGCAACGGCTGCATCGTCGATCCCGTGGTCGTTCTCGAGGAGCTCGAGCACCTCAAGGGCGAGGGCCTTTCCTGCAAGGGCCTGCGCATCTCGGGCAACGCTCACATCGTCATGCCCTGGCACAAGGTTCTCGACGGCGCTCACGAGCAGAAGCTCGGCAAGAACAACATCGGCACCACGAAGCGCGGCATCGGTCCGTGCTACATGGACAAGATGAACCGCACGGGCATTCGCATGCAGGACATGCTCGACGACGACACCTTCCGCGAGAAGGTCGAGGCGTCGCTCGCCTACCAGAACCCCATCCTCGAGAAGGTCTACGAGCTGCCCACCTATGACGTGGACGCCGTGTGCGAGGAGTTCCTCGGCTATGCCGAGCAGCTGCGTCCCTACATTATCGAGAGCGGCAAGCTGCTCAACGAGGAGCTTGCCGAGGGCAAGAAGGTCCTGTTCGAGGGTGCCCAGGCCACGATGCTCGACATCGACCACGGCACCTACCCGTTCGTGACCTCCTCCAACTGCACGGCCGGCGGCGCGGTTACCGGCTCCGGCGTTGGCCCCACCAACATCGACCGCGTGCTGGGTATCGCGAAGGCCTACCTCACGCGCGTGGGCTCGGGCCCGTTCCCCACAGAGCTGAACCTTGACGAGGGTGTGGGCAAGTTCCTGCTTGAGACCGGCCACGAGTATGGTGTTACGACGGGCCGCGAGCGCCGCTGCGGCTGGTATGACGCCGTGGTCATCAAGTACGCCGCGCAGGTCAACGGCCTCACCGACCTCGCCATCACCAAGCTCGACGTGCTCACGGGCCTTGACACCATCAAGGTCTGCACCGCCTACGAGTGCGATGGCGTGGAGTACACGACGGTTCCCGAGCACCGCTCGGTCTTTGACCACGCCAAGCCCAAGTACGTCGAGGTCCCGGGCTGGAAGGAAGACATCACCGGCTGCAGGAGCTTTGACGAGCTGCCCAAGGCTGCGCAGGACTACATCGAGCTCATCGAGAAGCTCAGCGGCGTGAAGGTCTCCTTCGTTGCCGTGGGTCCTGACCGCGAGCAGACGATCAATCGCTTCTGGAAGTAA
- the purD gene encoding phosphoribosylamine--glycine ligase, giving the protein MDEIETIDILLLGAGGREHALLRKLLESPRAGKVWAAPGNGGILAEAELADIDQENPVEVAHFAAEHGVGLVVIGPEAPLVAGVADAVRAAGIACFGPSGQAAQMEGSKLFAKQVMERAGVPTARYQSFTEAAPAEAYVRELAGPCVVKADGLAAGKGVIVAQTTEEALAGVRECFSGTFGEAGQTVVVEEMLKGPECSLLALTDGKTVIPLATSQDHKRALEGDLGPNTGGMGVYSPVPFVTPEEHEAMVEIERKVVAQLAADGIPYSGCLYGGFMLTKDGPKVLEFNARFGDPETQVVLPRMKADLLDVFLRCDNGTLDGADVSWDDDWAVSVVLTSAGYPGSYEKGKPITGIEQAEELEGVTVYHAGTKTIAGELVTNGGRVLNVTAVADTFEHAREQAYRACDRIEFDGKTLRRDIGARALRGRDAWEV; this is encoded by the coding sequence ATGGACGAAATCGAGACGATCGACATCCTTCTTCTGGGCGCTGGCGGGCGCGAGCACGCGCTGCTTCGCAAGCTTCTCGAGAGCCCTCGCGCGGGCAAGGTCTGGGCGGCGCCGGGCAACGGCGGCATCCTCGCCGAGGCTGAGCTCGCAGACATTGACCAGGAAAACCCCGTCGAGGTCGCGCACTTTGCCGCCGAGCATGGCGTGGGGCTCGTCGTCATCGGCCCCGAGGCCCCGCTCGTCGCGGGCGTCGCCGATGCCGTGCGTGCCGCGGGCATCGCCTGCTTTGGCCCGAGTGGCCAGGCCGCCCAGATGGAGGGCTCCAAGCTCTTTGCCAAGCAGGTCATGGAGCGCGCTGGCGTTCCCACGGCCCGCTACCAGAGCTTCACCGAGGCGGCTCCCGCCGAGGCCTATGTCCGCGAGCTCGCGGGCCCGTGCGTCGTGAAGGCCGACGGCCTTGCCGCCGGCAAGGGCGTCATCGTTGCCCAGACCACCGAGGAGGCGCTCGCCGGCGTGCGCGAGTGCTTCTCGGGCACGTTCGGCGAGGCGGGCCAGACCGTCGTCGTCGAGGAGATGCTCAAGGGCCCGGAGTGCTCGCTTCTCGCGCTCACGGACGGTAAGACGGTGATTCCCCTCGCGACGTCGCAGGACCACAAGCGCGCGCTCGAGGGCGACCTCGGCCCCAACACGGGCGGCATGGGCGTCTACTCGCCGGTGCCCTTCGTGACTCCTGAGGAGCACGAGGCCATGGTCGAGATCGAGCGCAAGGTCGTGGCCCAGCTCGCCGCGGACGGCATTCCGTACTCCGGTTGCCTGTACGGCGGCTTCATGCTCACGAAGGATGGCCCGAAGGTCCTCGAGTTCAACGCGCGCTTCGGTGACCCGGAGACGCAGGTCGTGCTGCCGCGCATGAAGGCAGACCTCCTTGACGTGTTCCTGCGCTGCGACAACGGCACGCTTGATGGGGCCGACGTGAGCTGGGACGACGACTGGGCCGTCTCCGTCGTGCTCACGAGCGCGGGCTACCCCGGCTCCTACGAGAAGGGCAAGCCCATCACCGGCATCGAGCAGGCCGAGGAGCTCGAGGGTGTCACGGTCTACCACGCCGGAACCAAGACCATTGCCGGCGAGCTCGTGACCAACGGCGGGCGCGTCCTCAACGTCACGGCCGTGGCCGACACGTTCGAGCATGCCCGCGAGCAGGCGTATCGCGCCTGCGACCGCATCGAGTTCGACGGCAAGACGCTTCGCCGCGACATTGGCGCGCGAGCGCTGCGTGGCCGCGATGCCTGGGAGGTCTAG